The bacterium DNA segment TCTTCCCCTCGACCTCCGAGGTCTACGGGATGTGCCCCGAGCCGCAGTTCGACGAGGAGAGCTCGCCGCTGGTGCTCGGGCCGATCAGCAAGGAGCGCTGGATCTACTCCTGCTCCAAGCAGCTGATGGACCGCGTGATCTGGGCCTACGGCCACCACGAGGGGCTGCGCTTCTCGCTGTTCCGGCCGTTCAACTGGGTCGGGCCGCGCCTCGACTCGCTGGAGACGGCGAAGGAAGGCAGCTCGCGCGTCGTGACGCAGTTCGCCGCGCAGCTCCTGCTCGGCCAGCCGATCCAGCTCGTGGACGGCGGGCGCCAGCGCCGCTGCTTCACCTACGTCGACGACGGGATCGACGGGCTGGTGCGGATCCTCGCCAACAAGGACGGCGTGGCCGACGGGCAGATCTTCAACCTCGGCAATCCGGGGAACGACTGCTCGGTGCGCGACCTCGCCGCGCTGCTGCGCGAGCTGTTCGCCGCCCACCCCAAGACCAAGGGGATGGACCTGCCGCCGATCGTGGACGTCGACTCGGGCTCGTTCTACGGCGCGGGGTACCAGGACATCCAGACCCGCACGCCGTCGATCGAGCGCGCCAAGAAGCTCCTCGGCTGGTCGCCGCGCTACGGCCTGCGCGAGGCGATCGCCAAGACGCTCGACGCGTTCATCGAAGAGAATCTCTAGCCGCCGCCCGCGGGCCGCGACGCGCCGGGCCGCCTTCGGGCGGCCCGCTCCGTTTTCCGGCCCCGTTCGAACGAGGAGGCCCGCCGCGATGCTTCGCCTGCCGCTCCCCGCGCTGCTGCTCGCCGTTCCGCTCGCCGCCTTCGCCGCCGGCCGTCCGCCGCTGCCGCGGCCCGAACTCGAGGCGCACGTCCGCTTCCTCGCCGACGACCTGCTCGAGGGGCGCGGCCTCGGCGTGCGCGGCGGCGAGCTCGCCGCGGCCTACATCGAGTCCCAACTGCGCGCGGCGGGGCTGAGTCCCGCGTTCGGCGACTCGTTCCGGCAGCCGCTCGCGCTGCGCCGCGCCGTGCCCGACAAGGACGCGCGGCTCGAGCTGCGCGCCGCCGGCGGGACGGTGGAGCTGGCCTACGCGCGGGACTTCGTCGCCGCGTTCCCGTTCCCCGCGGCGGCGCACGAGGGGGAGGCCGACCTCGTCTTCGCCGGCTACGGGATCGTCGCGCCGGAGCTGCGCCGC contains these protein-coding regions:
- a CDS encoding bifunctional UDP-4-keto-pentose/UDP-xylose synthase — encoded protein: MKVLILGVNGFIGHHLTAKILADTDWTVYGMDLSAERLGASVDHPRFEFVEGDISINKEWIEYHIKKSDVVLPLVAIATPKTYVERPLSVFQLDFEENLRIIRQAHRYGKRVVFPSTSEVYGMCPEPQFDEESSPLVLGPISKERWIYSCSKQLMDRVIWAYGHHEGLRFSLFRPFNWVGPRLDSLETAKEGSSRVVTQFAAQLLLGQPIQLVDGGRQRRCFTYVDDGIDGLVRILANKDGVADGQIFNLGNPGNDCSVRDLAALLRELFAAHPKTKGMDLPPIVDVDSGSFYGAGYQDIQTRTPSIERAKKLLGWSPRYGLREAIAKTLDAFIEENL